A section of the Pseudomonas tritici genome encodes:
- the glgX gene encoding glycogen debranching protein GlgX — MSKPDKTSPTPDSEPSRIREGLPFPLGATWDGLGVNFALFSANATKVELCLFDDTGEVELERIELPEYTDEIFHGYLPDAHPGLIYGYRVYGAYDPANGHRFNHNKLLIDPYAKQLVGELKWSEALFGYTIGHPDDDLSFDERDSAPFVPKCKVIDPAHTWGNDQPVRVPWDRTIIYETHLRGISMRHPSVGESVRGTCAGLMEDDVLKHIRQLGISSVELLPVHAFVNDQHLLEKGMTNYWGYNSIAFFAPDPRYLASGKIAEFKEMVAHLHEQKLEVILDVVYNHTAEGNERGPTLSMRGIDNASYYRLMPDDKRFYINDSGTGNTLDLSHPCVLQMVTDSLRYWATEMHVDGFRFDLATILGRYRDGFDERHSFLVACRQDPVLRQLKMIAEPWDCGPGGYQVGNFPPGWVEWNDRFRDTVRAFWKGDDGQLADFAARMTASGEMFNHRGRRPYSSVNFITAHDGFTLHDLVSYNDKHNEANDENNQDGSNNNLSWNHGVEGPTEDPEINALRLRQMRNFFATLLLSQGTPMLVAGDEFARTQHGNNNAYCQDSEIGWVNWDLDDDGKALLKFVKRLIKLRLAYPILRRGRFLVGDYNEDIGVKDVTWLSPDGTEMSTEQWEDSHGRCLGMLMDGRAQETGIRRAGADATLLLVVNAHHDMVNFRLPPVPEGEFWTCMLDTNEPAVRGQERFDFEHEYAVTGRSLLLFELQHEDEV; from the coding sequence ATGAGCAAACCCGATAAAACCTCACCGACGCCGGACAGCGAACCGTCGCGGATTCGTGAAGGTTTGCCCTTCCCACTTGGCGCGACCTGGGACGGTCTGGGCGTCAACTTTGCACTGTTCTCGGCAAATGCCACCAAGGTTGAGCTGTGCCTGTTCGATGACACCGGTGAGGTGGAGCTTGAGCGTATTGAACTGCCGGAATACACCGACGAAATCTTCCACGGTTACCTGCCCGACGCCCACCCCGGGCTGATTTACGGCTACCGTGTCTACGGTGCATACGACCCGGCCAACGGCCACCGCTTCAACCACAACAAATTGCTGATCGACCCCTATGCCAAACAGCTTGTGGGCGAACTCAAATGGTCGGAGGCGCTGTTCGGCTACACCATCGGCCACCCCGACGACGACCTCAGCTTCGACGAACGCGACAGCGCGCCCTTCGTGCCCAAGTGCAAGGTCATCGACCCGGCACACACCTGGGGCAACGACCAGCCGGTGCGTGTGCCGTGGGACCGTACGATCATTTATGAAACCCACTTGCGCGGCATCAGCATGCGCCACCCTTCCGTGGGCGAATCCGTGCGCGGCACCTGCGCCGGTCTTATGGAAGATGATGTACTCAAGCACATCCGCCAGTTGGGCATTTCCTCTGTCGAATTGCTGCCGGTACACGCATTTGTCAACGACCAGCATCTGCTGGAAAAGGGCATGACCAACTACTGGGGCTACAACAGCATTGCGTTTTTCGCCCCGGACCCGCGCTACCTGGCCAGCGGCAAGATCGCCGAGTTCAAGGAGATGGTCGCGCACCTGCATGAACAGAAGCTCGAGGTGATCCTCGATGTGGTCTACAACCACACCGCCGAAGGCAACGAACGCGGCCCGACCCTGTCCATGCGTGGCATCGACAACGCCTCGTACTACCGCCTGATGCCGGATGACAAACGTTTCTACATCAATGATTCCGGCACCGGTAATACCCTGGACCTGAGCCACCCGTGCGTGCTGCAGATGGTCACTGACTCGCTGCGCTACTGGGCGACAGAGATGCACGTCGACGGTTTCCGCTTCGACCTGGCGACCATCCTCGGGCGCTATCGCGACGGTTTCGACGAGCGCCACAGCTTCCTCGTGGCCTGCCGCCAGGACCCGGTGCTGCGCCAGCTGAAAATGATCGCCGAACCTTGGGACTGCGGCCCTGGTGGCTACCAAGTGGGCAATTTCCCGCCGGGCTGGGTGGAATGGAATGACCGCTTCCGCGACACCGTGCGCGCGTTCTGGAAAGGTGATGACGGCCAGTTGGCGGATTTCGCCGCACGCATGACCGCGTCGGGCGAGATGTTCAATCATCGCGGCCGTCGCCCTTACAGCTCGGTGAATTTCATCACCGCGCACGATGGTTTCACCTTGCACGACCTGGTGTCGTACAACGACAAACACAACGAAGCCAACGACGAGAACAACCAGGACGGCAGCAACAACAACCTGTCGTGGAACCATGGCGTCGAAGGCCCGACCGAAGATCCCGAGATCAACGCACTGCGCCTGCGCCAGATGCGTAACTTCTTCGCAACGCTGCTGTTGTCCCAAGGCACGCCGATGCTCGTGGCCGGGGACGAATTTGCCCGCACCCAGCACGGCAACAATAATGCCTACTGCCAGGACAGCGAGATCGGCTGGGTCAACTGGGATTTGGACGACGACGGCAAGGCGCTGCTCAAGTTTGTAAAACGCCTGATCAAGCTACGCTTGGCCTACCCGATCCTGCGTCGCGGGCGCTTCCTGGTCGGCGATTACAACGAAGATATCGGCGTGAAGGACGTAACGTGGCTATCGCCAGATGGCACCGAGATGAGCACCGAGCAGTGGGAAGACAGCCACGGTCGCTGCCTGGGCATGTTGATGGATGGCCGCGCCCAGGAAACCGGGATTCGCCGTGCCGGCGCCGATGCGACCTTGCTGCTGGTGGTGAACGCCCACCACGACATGGTCAATTTCCGCCTGCCGCCAGTGCCCGAGGGTGAGTTCTGGACCTGCATGCTCGACACCAACGAGCCTGCGGTGCGTGGCCAGGAACGTTTCGACTTTGAACATGAATACGCGGTGACCGGCCGCTCGCTGCTACTGTTTGAGCTGCAGCACGAAGACGAGGTGTGA
- a CDS encoding DUF2934 domain-containing protein, with amino-acid sequence MSTEDKRIRELAHQIWESEGKPHGEDARHWEMARKLAEAEALTPSKPKAGAKPKASAPKPSPKAKPPAPAASKPAPAAAKKPPAPKKPKP; translated from the coding sequence ATGAGTACTGAAGACAAACGCATACGCGAGCTGGCGCATCAGATCTGGGAGTCCGAAGGCAAACCCCACGGTGAAGATGCGCGGCACTGGGAAATGGCGCGCAAGCTGGCGGAAGCCGAAGCGTTGACGCCAAGCAAGCCAAAGGCGGGGGCCAAGCCCAAGGCAAGCGCGCCTAAACCGTCGCCAAAAGCCAAGCCGCCAGCACCAGCGGCCAGCAAGCCAGCACCAGCGGCCGCTAAAAAGCCGCCGGCGCCGAAGAAGCCCAAGCCTTGA
- a CDS encoding acyl-CoA dehydrogenase family protein, protein MALHGFLQGNRGYANTQALGAALKALQEEGLDQLPLPGSGQTLERFSRLAQVAGHDLRLCKLFEGHTDALAIIAELDSPLPPLGSTWGMWAAEPPTAKVHVRKEDHRLIVQGRKAWCSGAAVVSHGLLTAWDEEDRQQLVAVHMDQPGITVTDEGWNAVGMAATGSVEVVFDGAWGLAVGGPGDYLARPGFWQGGIGIAACWYGAVQRLAEVLREQCNKRPEPHALAHLGAVDSALNSAACVLRASAEHVDREPQADARALAQQTRACIEDTVEQVIRHVGRAVGAGPYCKDPHFAQLMADLPVYVRQSHAERDLAGLGELAAGATTGRWQL, encoded by the coding sequence ATGGCGTTGCATGGATTCCTTCAAGGCAACCGGGGCTATGCGAACACGCAAGCCCTGGGCGCCGCCCTGAAGGCGCTTCAGGAAGAAGGCCTGGACCAACTGCCGTTGCCCGGCAGCGGCCAGACGTTGGAACGGTTCAGCCGCTTGGCGCAGGTGGCAGGTCACGACCTGCGCCTGTGCAAGCTGTTTGAAGGCCATACCGATGCCCTGGCAATTATCGCCGAGCTCGACAGCCCCTTGCCGCCCTTGGGCAGTACGTGGGGTATGTGGGCGGCCGAACCACCCACGGCCAAGGTGCATGTGCGCAAAGAGGACCATCGCCTGATCGTGCAAGGGCGTAAGGCCTGGTGCTCCGGCGCCGCGGTGGTCAGCCACGGGTTGTTGACGGCCTGGGACGAAGAGGATCGCCAGCAGTTGGTGGCGGTGCACATGGACCAACCCGGCATCACTGTGACTGACGAGGGCTGGAATGCCGTGGGCATGGCGGCCACCGGCAGCGTGGAAGTCGTGTTTGATGGGGCCTGGGGGCTTGCCGTGGGCGGCCCCGGTGATTACCTCGCCCGTCCTGGTTTCTGGCAAGGCGGGATTGGCATTGCGGCCTGCTGGTACGGCGCGGTGCAACGCCTGGCGGAAGTCCTGCGTGAACAATGCAATAAACGCCCGGAACCGCATGCCCTCGCCCACCTAGGCGCCGTCGACAGTGCATTGAACAGTGCCGCCTGCGTGCTGCGCGCCAGTGCCGAACACGTCGACCGCGAACCGCAGGCTGACGCCAGGGCGTTGGCCCAACAGACGCGCGCCTGCATCGAAGACACGGTTGAGCAAGTGATTCGCCACGTTGGTCGCGCGGTCGGTGCGGGCCCCTATTGCAAGGACCCGCACTTCGCCCAGTTGATGGCGGACCTGCCGGTGTATGTGCGCCAAAGCCATGCCGAGCGCGACTTGGCCGGTCTTGGCGAACTGGCCGCCGGCGCCACCACAGGCAGGTGGCAGCTATGA
- a CDS encoding PIG-L deacetylase family protein produces MKANPIVGQGTPLQHWQASPKMAELPQISVEQLVPEGHRAVIIAPHPDDEVLGCGGLMQGLAALGRPIQLISVTDGSASHPGSQRWPVERLSVVRPQESAQALHRLGLPAHSLKWLRAGFSDSKVAAREDELAAFIQRYLKPNDVVFTTWREDGHCDHEAVGRASAKASEAVGATLYEVPVWTWHWATPENSLVPWHRARKIPLSCEAIARKRHAIHAFASQLEGDPQVGLAPVLAPYVVERLLQPFEVVFV; encoded by the coding sequence ATGAAAGCCAATCCGATTGTTGGACAGGGTACGCCGCTGCAGCACTGGCAGGCGTCGCCGAAAATGGCCGAGTTGCCACAGATCAGCGTCGAGCAGTTGGTGCCGGAAGGCCATCGTGCGGTGATCATTGCGCCGCATCCGGATGACGAAGTGCTGGGTTGCGGCGGGCTGATGCAGGGTTTGGCGGCGCTGGGCCGGCCGATCCAGTTGATTTCAGTCACCGATGGCAGCGCCAGTCATCCCGGTTCGCAACGTTGGCCAGTTGAGCGCTTGAGCGTGGTGCGCCCCCAGGAGTCAGCACAGGCCCTGCATCGTCTGGGCCTGCCTGCCCACAGCTTGAAATGGCTGCGCGCGGGTTTTAGCGACAGCAAGGTCGCGGCCCGCGAGGACGAACTCGCTGCGTTTATCCAGCGCTACCTCAAACCCAACGACGTCGTGTTCACCACTTGGCGCGAAGACGGCCATTGCGACCATGAGGCCGTTGGCCGTGCCAGCGCCAAGGCATCCGAGGCCGTGGGCGCAACCCTGTATGAGGTGCCTGTGTGGACCTGGCACTGGGCAACCCCCGAAAACAGCCTGGTGCCCTGGCATCGCGCGCGCAAGATCCCGCTGAGCTGCGAAGCCATCGCCCGCAAGCGCCACGCCATCCATGCCTTCGCCAGCCAGTTGGAAGGCGACCCGCAGGTCGGCCTCGCGCCGGTGCTCGCG